The sequence gaatgactatttttattaactaacataaacaaagattaataaatactgtagcaaagttattgctcattgttagttgatgttggttaatacattaatgttaataaatgaaaccttattgtaaagtgttaccatttttatttatactgtttttattatatgatcagtttgtggaaaggagttcagttaggaggtcaaaagttgtagaatctcataaatcatgtacagtaaggcctgaagagactgaaatacagaagagaagtcagtcagttgagttagtggcaaaaccttttactgtacttgagtattgttgtctatATGtctactgcatatgataattcatactcagaaagtaaaactgaaatgacattcattacaagatgattagttaaaacatttcaaatacacctgcagaatattttttctagtcatgtatttcgccattgaggatttcttaaaaatagagtgtaaaaatcttgtctcgtctcatctcgtgaactcaatctcgagtctcgtctcgtctcttctcgtctcgtgagatacccgtctcgtcacacccctagaatccatgataccatgtatctgaacaagatgtccaggacctccagcagaaaaataggcccacaacattaaagatccagcagtatatttaaccatgggcatggggtactttttatccatgtgtgcaccaaacccatctggtgggtttgctgccaaaaagctctttttttagtttcatctgaccatagaagccggtcccatttgaagttccagtcttgactgacaactgaatatgctggagattgtttctggataagagcagaggatttttcttgaaaccctcccgaacaacttgtggggatgtaggtgctgtttgataattttttttaggctttctgagactcaagactcaactaatctctgcaattctccagctgtgatccttggagagtctttggccactcaaactttcctcctaaCCATGCATTACTACAATTTAGACactcgtcctcttccaggcagatttgtaacatctttagttaattggaacttctcaattattgccctggttgtggaaatggggattttcagtgctttagctatttttttacagccactttctattttgtgaagctcaacaatcttttgctgcacatcagaactatattctttggttttactcattgtgatgaatgattaggggaatttggcctttgtgtttcctcatgtttgtactcctgtggaacaggaagtcatggctggacaatttcatgttcatgatcaccctggtgtgctaaaaaaaaatgtaaatatgaatgggaatatacttcagagatattacTCATAAaatattctaggggtgccaataattgtggccaaagtgttttggagaaaaaacatttatttcgtaatgtgattttccccccactttcaattcttttccttcaatgaaatgttagatttttgctaattttatgaattaaagatcaaaaggataaacaattcagatttatttttacagtcatttttgatcatatttaccaaggttgccaataattctgaccaccactgtacaCTGTCCCAgcgaaagtattgtttagtgtaaaacatgctgaagattggCAAAAAGGCTgtcaattaattaaatgatgagctatttccccacaaaagctgtttaatcagcatagtgaagcctgtCATCCAGCATACCGCCAGGGGCGGGGCGTTAACGTTAGCCGTTACGTTTTTTTCACTAAAGGTTTCAGGcatgcaggcttgccttccagtagCTTTGTTTGAACCATGATACTATCATGTTTCTTTGGAAGTATGTGAAAGTATTTGCGTGTGCGTGTATCTGCGTgtatgaaaacaaacacaaaaataacaGATTTAAATGAGAACACTCATGTTACAAAGCATGACCTCAACCAAAAAATGAGGATAAGTTTCGTCAGataagttattgcaatttatcatatgttattgcaatttatgttTTCAAAGGTGTCTCTACACAGTGAACCAGTGCAATTCAATGTGACACGTTCAGTGAGGAGTACAGCCACAGGACTGCTCTGTTTGGTTGTTATATTATCTAAATACTTAATTTATAGTTTGTGAAGATCATTTACATTATTAGTTCAGTTGAACTAATATTTCtctcattttgtgtgtattttgtgaaaaaacctttgcactgtttttattttcGTTGCACAAGACAATTTTCATAATTGTTTTCATTACTTGCAACactatttgtttttattcatgttcagattgaaaatatatttctcTAATAAGTCTCTTTTTCTTTAGTGTTCTgttgtataatttttttgtatttattttactccCTGGTCTTTTTTGGACACACATTATCAATAAAGTACACCTGTTTATGCCTAAAGAGTGATATTGTAGTTTTATCTAGAGTAATATTGTAACAAATGGCTATAACTTACTTAGATATtgttatatttaaacaaaatttcatctgaaagtttaaaacatccaaatataactttttaaaagaaaaaatccaAACTTCAGGAGGTTTTGCGTgagtttacagtgaaaaactccAGAtttttgctggtgttttttggAAATTCTGGAAATTTTATCcattctcagacaaaataaatgtaaaattgggACTTTAAATGATCTAAATTGAAACTTCAAGTTGTCctgtttaaaatgataaatggcACTTGATGCTGACTGCTAGAATGGGTTAGAAAACCAGAGAAAAGTGCAGGCGAGTCAGGAGCCCCAAAAATGCTCTAggtctttaagggttaaaagtcAGAAACTTTTACATTTGAAGGTGATTGTGGCCTAGTGAGTttaaaagaaaagttttttattatttgcttttatttagtgattatttaaattaaagtaaCACTTCATAACAAGGAAGGAAAATATACACAGAAAATAAATCCTGTTTAATTTTTTGTACTTACCTTCAGTgtactatttattttctttagggttGAAAGCTGTCAGGGAGTAGGGGCGTCTTACCCACTTTATTACAGTAGATCAGGGAAGGGAGGAGTATTTTAGACTGTCTCTCACATATACATTTACTTCAGGAAGCCATCTCGTGACATTACTCTAACTGAAGCCTACCCTTGTCGGTCTGTAGAGTGCATCTCAATAAAGTAGGACACAACATATATAACAAGACTAAAAGCACTGAAAATGGGGATTAagattgtattgtatttttaattgttaatttCTGTGGCTTATGTtgatttaagtgtttgtatttctgttcttgtttagtgaccacacacacacacacacacacacacacacacacacacacacacacacacacacacacacacacacacacacacacacacacactcatatataCCCCTACTCCTATTTATATGATATGCTCCCTGCTGATCTTTATTCTGTCTGCTCCAATGGAACAATAAAAGTGGACATATGGAACTGTACTGGACGTTGTTCTTGCTGACATCCCTGCTGGACTCAAGCCAGCTATCCCTTAAAGCCTAAACTCCTTTACAGACACAATGACTTTACAAATCAGCAATTGgatcttttatttataatggaGGACAGGCTTCACTATACTGAATAAACCGCTTTTGTGAGGAAATAGCTTATCATTTAATGAAAATGGGCCCATGGGGTAATCTTCAACATGTTTGCTCTTAAACTTTAGTTTTAAAAAACTAGAAATTTGCAATCATGTAAAGAATTTATAGTAATCACAACTAATTAAGGTGAATATATTGcatactgtatgtactgcaagtaTTGTATTGTAATGAATATCGTACGGTGTTGAATgtattgaatgtctgtatatGTCTGTATTACTATATTGTAAAAATATAGTAGTCCAAATGCAAGAGCTTGAAAGGTCAAAgagaaaactaaataaaaagtaCACTTAAAAGTATAGATTAGAAGACTagttaaactgaaataaattttgaCTCTGATGTCTGAACAGTATTGACAACCCACTGTTTTTATTTGAACATTATGCATTTGTATCCACTTTTGAACAgttgaaagagaaaaagaaaccCACGAACATTGAGCATAGAACATAGATATGAACAAGCAAAATCTCAATAAATGGCTaatctgatttttttccccattacaATCATAATACGCATATGTACTCTTAGATTACAGAACAATATAAAGgatatatatttgtgtatgtaACATTCAGGTGTTAATCATTGTGGAATATCTtggaaaaaaggaaaagaagcTGTTGACTTTAGATTGATCGGAGTGTCAGCGATAAAACAGAAGAACAGCTGCTTCGAGCATCTCTTTGGAAACACTCCATCCTACATTAGTACCGTAGCCTTCCCAGTCGAAACCAGCAAAGTCCCCACACTGTCTAGGGAGCCCCTCTGGAAAGTGTCCACCTCCACCAATACAGAACTGCAACAATTTGAGTACATTACTAACAACAAAATATATCTATACACGTCTTCAAATGATTGGTGCAggtcatttattttcattgtagATGTATTACTCTCAATGCATTTACTGGTTATATACACTGTAGTATTAATTATTGTCTGTGGTGATTAACAGCATGTCACAAATGCTGTCCATGGACAGTGATTTAAATAATCCAGAATTTTGTTTTAACTCACATGTTCAGTGTGACAGCCGGTTGGTTTGACACCCGAACAAAGAGCAGAGGCTGCCCTTTCAGTATTGAAGACTCTGAATGTGATGAATCCAGGTGTAATTATTGCTgggaaaaatgcacagaatatATTATTGATGATGATATGTCCATGCACAAAGTGACATGGCTTTCATTCATTAAAGTGATTGGATCTCAACAATGATGATGATGCCTTGTCAATTGTACACCATCACTTAATAATacagattttcattttgatttaggtactttctttaaaaaatatttgaaaaacattgACTCAAGAGGTATTGCTGGGCTGTTGTTGTAAATAAGAATTTGTTCTTATGTGACTTTCCTGATTAAATAAAGGGtttaatgaaaaaacaaacaaacatacttCTTGAATTGGGACCATACAGAGTTTTGGTGAAATCCGCATTTCCGGTATCATACACTATTGGAACAGCAGGTCCATTATCTGTGAGGCATGCCCCTAATCCAAACCTCACAGGGAATTtctgtgaaaatgaaaataaaattcagtgtttttgtaatttcacaaacttgtaatattttttgtgaatgtttCAAACCCAAAATTGGCGTTGAAATTTATCTGACCTTGAATAAATTGAAAAGGTTTCCTCCGTAAAGAGTTAAGAAGTGATTCTCAGTGTGGTATCGCAGGAGGGAGTTAGGGTTCCAGTATTCCAAATCCATATTATTAGGAACATGCCACACAGACACATCTTTAGCAGGAATGTCAAAGTATCCAGGATTCTGTGACAGAAAGGAAACAGACTGTCAATTTCAGATCCTACATAAAATTCTTTTGATTGTTACTCTGCTGTGTTAGTCTCCTGTTGCTTCTTTTTAACTAGGGCTGTAAAAACATAGAtgcataaaatacataaatacctTATAATCATCACTTGTAGCGGCCTCTGCAGTTCCAAATGTGACTGTGTTTGCCCATGTCCCTTCACCATCAGGCCGGTTTGGTTCACTGCCCTGCTGACTAGACCAGCGATCACCAACAGTACACTTTCCATAGATGTTATTTTCATGAACACTGGCAACCAGTGTCCAGCCTCCACCCGCAGTGGTCATATCACAGAACGTCTGGTAAAGGACCCCTCTTGATGAGTTCAGATAGTATAGGCCATCTGTTTGAACAGAAGCATTCCAGAGTCACTTAAATGCAGTTGTTGCTTAagataaaatattaacataaaaTGAGCTTACCATCATAAACCTGATACTTTTCATGAAGCTCTTTGCAGCTTTGAGCAACATGTTTAATTCTGCCCTGAAGTATTGCTTCCTCAAGATTGGTGTTGGTATCAACAGTTTGCATATGTGGTGCTTCTTGTTGATCCACTACAATGTGAGACATAAAGATTTAGTtggaaaaaagtttttttttttaacattttaggataaattaatttcaatcaaaaaaaattacacttattacTTACGAATTATTATATTTGCAGTCTTGCAGAGCCATAAATTCAGTGAGAGACTGAAAAGGATCCCTACAAACTTTTTTGTAAGCAACATAGTCTGCAAACAAAATGAGAAAGATTCTTCACAATTAACACTGCAAAGCTGAAATTGTTTTGTTATTGGTTCCGTGTTTCTGTGAAAGACTGCTTACTAAAAACTTTAGGctacttattttaaaatttcatttataTGGTACAAGAATTCTTACGTATTCTTTCTTGTCTTGTGTTTCTGGTGAGCACTAGAGGCTTTTGGCTTCTGGCCGAGTCTGAGAATAAAGCTCAGGCATACTTTCTCAGCATACTTATACTTGAGAGTGGAATGCAGAAACGGTATGCAGTCAACTCTGGCATGAGGAAAAGGGACATCCCCACCggggataaaaataattcagcagaggcagggatacatagaccagaaggggggAAATCCCCCTCATCCCccctacaaatcgcaccctgtctAAGTAGAATGCGGAAACAATATGCAGTCGACTCTGGCATGAGGAAAAGGGACATTTTTTGGCTTGGGCTCTGGTTCAGGTAGCCCATACTTTACTTTTGTTACCATTTAGGTGTTTCCCAGGGGCAtgcattttgtacattttaaagttcAACTCATCAGTCCGGTGCACTTTGAGATTAAGTTTTAAGATTAATGAGATGAATCCCATTAAATGAGATTAAATTAAGAGCCCTGTAGATGTATTGCATGGTGGCAACTGACCAGCAAATTTAAGGATTGCTTATGTGCGGTCACATGTCAGATACTGTTGGAACAATGTTGAGTGTTAAACACATGATGCACCATTTAGGAGGTAGTAGTTTTATTATTCAATGATTACGTGGCCATATGTATTTAACACATGTTTTATTGAtgatttcattttgtttgttttttagtatTTTGGCTGGATGGTAGCCTGAGTGTCATAAACCAAAATAACAGATGGTAGAGGTATTAttcttatttttcttaaaaaataataataaagggaagctttaaatgttttaatgattttaatgtttatgttaaatgttttttttgtttttttttttttatgttttgggtATGTGATTTTTCCTGtgtattgtaaatatttattttcagtaatGGATTGTGTTTTCCCTTACAGGGATGCACAATtactgtttattttaggttgaaatattgttttttttggttgGATGTTGGACCAGAGTTGGCCAAGGGAGAACTGAGGCCACACCAAAGACAAAAAGGTACTAAGTAGATCATAGTCATTTCATGGTGCTGACTTATTTGTTCTATTTACATTACCCACagttaatattattgtttttttgttgtatatttatttttgaccTGATGGTGGCTGTGGGGTTGCCTTCACTGGTGGATAGCAGTGGTGTGGTGGTTTGgtcactttatttttctttccttcTAGGTCTGCAGTGTGATTTGACATGAGCTTGATTGCAGTGAGAGCACTTTTGTCTGTATGCCACTTCTGTCTTCACAACCTAACCTGTGGCCatctgttgtttttatttttatttttttttctttgtgggtACTTGCATTGAAGGTCTGCTGCATCCttttaacatgttaatgttttttttcataattatattattttcttttgaataaaaatgtttgtttattgaaACAGCTTCACTACCACCTTCTGCCTGATTATTTTCCCCTTTTTGGGTCATAATGTCACAATTGTGACAGAAGATGCTGTTATATTGTACTGAGCTGATGCTCGTTCAAGTTATTCATCTCTTCAGCAGCTTTATTCAGCATAAGTACTGAGcaacatttcattttgtttccATAACTGAGTGATGATGGCGAACTACACAGATCAACAGTTCAACAGGTTATGGAACGGAAACAAGCGACGTAttaaactttattcaacagctAACGATTATACAAAATGGCAAGTAGAGCGACAGGAGTCCTGCCACTgcagtttattttcaacatatCCAAAGACAAATATGATCTTTGAGAAATAAGACTCCTAAGCCATTTACATACTTTAAAGTTAAAAGGAAACTATTTTGCATGAGCCCACAGATGCTGACGCAGAACAGCTACCTGAAGACAGACGGAAGAATGCTGATTGCTATGCTGAACTAGTAAGACCTGATAGATGATAAAAGCCTATCATTGATAAGACATGTATCAGGTGCCATGGTGGATAAACACTCATGATGAAGAGGAATGCAGAAATGAAGACTTTAATGATAATCCAGGAACCAGGAGAAACACCATAAGTACAAACGTATACTACagacataaaataaagacgAGAACCGACAGAGACTGAGGGAGAACATAGGGAATATATACAGGGAAAACAGAGAGGCAAACGAGGCTAATTAATAAGACACAGCTGGGACTAATGAACTCAAATCAGGGTAACTAAGGGAACAAACTAGTGACAGGAAAACTAATAACAAAGAACATGTGACACAGAACATAAACACAGAACCCTGACATTACTTCTCCCTCCCGGAAGGCATGACCTCGCGCCTCAAAAGAGTCCAACCGGGGAGGAGGGGTGGGCACCCTGGCTCATCGGCAAGGATGCCTCCAGGGTGGCCCCAGCCATGCAGGTGTCCAGGGTGGCACCGGTAACTCAGGTGTCCAGGGAGGCGCCAGTAACTCAGGTGTCCAGGGAGGCGCCAGTAACTCAGGTGTCCAGGGAGGCGCCAGTAACTCAGGTGTCCAGGGAGGCGCCAGTAACTCAGGTGTCCAGTAACTCAGGGTCCAGGGAGGCCAGTAACTCAGGTGTCAGCACTTAACTCAGTAGGGTGGTGCCGGTAACTTAGGGGCCCAGGGTGGTGCCAGTAACTCAGGGGGCCAGGGCAGCACTTGTAACTCAGGGGGTCATGGCAGGTCACGAGGTTCAGGgcaccatggcgggtcaggtagTTTAGGGCCTCCGTGGCTTGGCCACTATGGCCACAGGTATATGGCGCCCCCCCAGAAAATTCTTGGGAGGAGCTATGGGTCCGTTTGGTTTTTTGTTGTAGATTTCTTTTTGACCTGACGGTGGCTGCCGTGAGAGCAGCCTGGAGAGATGCAGGAGAATCCATGAGTGATGGACTGACCATAGCTATGACTCTCTGTGGATTACCAGACTCTTTTAAGCCACTAGCTGTCCACATAACGCAAAATGAGGACAACGTCACGTTCACAGACTGTAAAAGAAGACTACGGATTTAATGAGGAGGCGGAGAAGATGAAAGGTACAGCATCCATAGATAATGTGATGAAAGCTCACATGAGACAAGGAAGAGGCCCTTTCAAGTCACACACTAAGGACAGAAAAGATAAGGATACCATTTTTGCATGTTACAAATGTGGAATAAAAGGACACAGAGCAAGAAAAtgttgtaaagaaaaaaaaagtgtggtgCAATCATTGTAAAAATAATACACATGCAGAATTCCTGTGCAAGAAAAAGGGAGAACAAGATAGTGCCAGAAATGTTACAGATGAACCTGACAGTGACCAAGATCATCTCTTTAAAGCTGAACACTCAGAATGTGGAAGACCGCCAGAAAACGTAAAGATGAAAGGCATCATGGTAGATGCTGGAGCGACATCTCACATTCAAAGTGGTGTTTCTGAGACTTTGTCTGAACAGACTGAACCCGCACAGTCAGGAAAAGCTACTGAGATTGTAATTAGAAGGAACCCACCAAGAACCAGGAGGATGCCAGCTCATCTACAGGAATTTGAGATTGAGAATGTGGAGGACAAACTGCAAACATGAAAACCAGGATCCTACCAGGATGCCATAACATCAGCCAAATCAAGGAAAAATGCCATGGACAAAGAAATGCGATCACTGGAGGAAAACAAGATCTTCACACCTACTCAGTTGCCACAAGGGAAACAGCCAGTTGGGGGCAAATGGGTGTATGCACTCAAAAGAGACATTGATGGATCTGAAAAATACAAGGCAAGATTCATTGCAAAAGGTTACAGTCAGAAATAAGGGACTGACTATGATGAAACATTCTCACACACAGCTGATTTGACAAGTGTGAGAGTGGTTGTGCAGAAGGTGGCACAAGAAAATCTAATCTTGCATCAGATGGACGTTGAGACCGCTAATTTGCATGCACCAATTGATCGCAAAATTTATATAGAACAGCCAGAAGGTTATGAGCAAAAATCTGAAACAGATGCAAAGCTAGTATGCAAGTTAGAAAAATCTCTTTATGCTCTTAAACAATCTGGCAGAAACTGGAATGCTGTGTTATATGTAT is a genomic window of Megalobrama amblycephala isolate DHTTF-2021 linkage group LG3, ASM1881202v1, whole genome shotgun sequence containing:
- the LOC125264690 gene encoding intelectin-like — its product is MLLTKKFVGILFSLSLNLWLCKTANIIILDQQEAPHMQTVDTNTNLEEAILQGRIKHVAQSCKELHEKYQVYDDGLYYLNSSRGVLYQTFCDMTTAGGGWTLVASVHENNIYGKCTVGDRWSSQQGSEPNRPDGEGTWANTVTFGTAEAATSDDYKNPGYFDIPAKDVSVWHVPNNMDLEYWNPNSLLRYHTENHFLTLYGGNLFNLFKKFPVRFGLGACLTDNGPAVPIVYDTGNADFTKTLYGPNSRTIITPGFITFRVFNTERAASALCSGVKPTGCHTEHFCIGGGGHFPEGLPRQCGDFAGFDWEGYGTNVGWSVSKEMLEAAVLLFYR